A stretch of Pseudobdellovibrionaceae bacterium DNA encodes these proteins:
- the pilQ gene encoding type IV pilus secretin PilQ, with translation MDGFKKSMRLGISAIVIFAMVTGCSTQSVDSPEGEQDVAADDFSDFESSGDNAGGDFGTEAEDAIEGEIAEDSSGGGGSDEFSQFEEAPSEDGNAAVDPGGGDSFAGEDPLGLPAEEAPMDQQAQGDAPVEEIPPAEIPPTDIPGSDPMAQQPPMGDEPAMGEPTGQIVNITELQFRANDNGGTVVVQGDGPMQFNQRLNSDTNQFVIEIPNSKLPARLKRPLNTRDFGGTVGAVDAYQNAGSTTTRVVVQLRPNSPEPVIQAEGNALLVVTSPPMPSSDSMAQNTSMDQENYDEGPTESDIPPSKLMTSENLEDFLANNQTFYGKKISIETDEVEVREVFKLISDEANVNLILADGVDGKVSVKLKNVPWDQALVLLMKTKKLGYTRSGNVLRIANIADIQKEEKDSFDLQAQRRQNAAPKVRTLQVNYAKVEDLEKQIKNMLSKTGTVVSDPRTSALIITDFEENIDRAAKVVQSLDVPPQQVLIEGKIVEAVENSEESMGIQWNFTGAPTQIGSGRNVLSSSQGPVRMNNNFSVNPDVPANRSMTLGFNLGTFDILGDLNATLNLFEQEGKVRVLSSPRIVTMHNEKANIEQVLQIPVRQTQISNGSTITSVSFKDTKLALEVTPQLTNDGAVMMKIDMLREFAGEIANNQDGAPSINSRKASTRVMVKNGQTAVIGGIYQNDARNTDTLVPGLGRLPVIGWLFRSNNQSEQRNELLMFLTPRILGQLDSQVIPSQTGGSSGESDDFSF, from the coding sequence ATGGACGGATTCAAAAAAAGTATGCGCCTGGGGATCTCGGCGATCGTCATCTTCGCGATGGTGACCGGTTGCTCGACGCAGTCCGTGGATAGCCCTGAAGGCGAACAAGACGTCGCGGCGGATGATTTCTCGGATTTCGAGTCTTCGGGCGATAACGCCGGCGGCGATTTCGGCACCGAAGCGGAAGACGCGATCGAAGGTGAAATCGCCGAGGACAGCTCCGGCGGTGGCGGCTCGGATGAGTTCTCGCAATTCGAAGAAGCGCCCAGCGAAGACGGCAATGCGGCCGTGGATCCCGGTGGCGGCGATTCGTTCGCGGGTGAAGATCCGCTCGGCCTTCCGGCGGAAGAAGCGCCGATGGACCAGCAGGCGCAAGGGGACGCTCCGGTGGAAGAGATTCCCCCGGCCGAAATTCCGCCGACGGACATCCCCGGTTCCGATCCGATGGCGCAGCAGCCTCCCATGGGGGATGAGCCCGCGATGGGCGAGCCCACGGGACAAATCGTCAATATCACCGAACTTCAGTTCCGTGCGAACGACAACGGCGGCACGGTGGTCGTTCAGGGCGACGGTCCGATGCAGTTCAACCAACGCCTGAATTCGGACACGAATCAGTTCGTCATCGAGATCCCGAACTCGAAGTTGCCGGCGCGTTTGAAGCGCCCGTTGAACACACGCGATTTCGGCGGCACCGTCGGGGCGGTCGACGCTTACCAGAACGCGGGCAGCACCACCACCCGTGTCGTCGTCCAACTGCGTCCGAACAGCCCGGAGCCGGTCATTCAGGCCGAGGGGAACGCCCTTTTGGTCGTGACGTCGCCGCCGATGCCTTCGTCGGACAGCATGGCGCAAAACACCTCGATGGACCAAGAGAACTACGACGAGGGGCCGACCGAGTCCGACATTCCGCCGTCGAAGCTGATGACTTCGGAAAATCTCGAGGACTTCTTGGCCAACAACCAGACTTTCTACGGCAAAAAGATCTCGATCGAAACGGATGAAGTCGAAGTCCGCGAAGTCTTCAAGTTGATTTCCGACGAAGCGAACGTGAACTTGATCCTCGCGGACGGCGTCGACGGGAAAGTCAGCGTGAAATTGAAGAACGTCCCTTGGGATCAAGCGCTCGTGTTGCTGATGAAAACGAAGAAGCTCGGCTACACCCGCAGCGGCAACGTCTTGCGGATCGCGAATATCGCGGACATCCAGAAAGAAGAGAAAGACTCTTTCGACCTGCAGGCCCAGCGCCGTCAGAATGCGGCCCCGAAGGTGCGCACGCTGCAGGTGAACTACGCGAAGGTCGAAGACCTCGAGAAGCAGATCAAGAATATGCTCTCCAAAACGGGAACCGTCGTTTCGGATCCCCGGACTTCGGCGCTCATCATCACGGACTTCGAGGAAAACATCGATCGTGCCGCGAAAGTGGTGCAGTCGCTCGACGTGCCTCCGCAGCAGGTCTTGATCGAGGGTAAAATCGTCGAAGCCGTCGAGAACTCCGAAGAGTCCATGGGAATTCAGTGGAACTTCACGGGGGCGCCGACCCAAATCGGCTCGGGCCGCAACGTGCTTTCGAGTTCGCAGGGGCCGGTCCGTATGAACAACAACTTCTCGGTGAACCCGGACGTGCCCGCGAACCGCTCCATGACCTTGGGATTCAACCTCGGGACCTTCGATATCCTGGGGGATCTGAATGCGACGCTGAACCTCTTCGAGCAAGAGGGGAAAGTCCGCGTTCTATCTTCACCGCGGATCGTGACCATGCATAACGAAAAAGCGAACATCGAGCAGGTCCTGCAGATTCCGGTGCGGCAGACGCAGATCTCGAACGGCTCGACGATCACGTCCGTCAGCTTCAAGGACACGAAACTCGCGCTGGAAGTGACTCCCCAGCTGACCAACGACGGCGCGGTCATGATGAAGATCGATATGCTGCGTGAGTTCGCGGGGGAAATCGCGAACAATCAAGACGGCGCGCCCTCGATCAACAGTCGTAAGGCGTCGACTCGCGTGATGGTGAAGAACGGTCAGACGGCGGTCATCGGCGGGATTTATCAAAATGATGCGCGTAATACTGATACGCTCGTCCCGGGCTTGGGACGCCTGCCGGTCATTGGCTGGTTGTTTCGATCTAATAACCAATCCGAGCAGCGGAACGAGCTGCTGATGTTCCTGACTCCGCGAATCCTCGGCCAGCTTGATAGCCAGGTGATTCCGAGTCAAACTGGAGGAAGCAGTGGAGAATCTGACGATTTCTCGTTCTAG
- a CDS encoding pilus assembly protein PilP, whose amino-acid sequence MNSKLSIQKGIAAGMMLLGVASGLYFASGRGSSAQAQVDGALPPPSDALPPAMDLPPPADGSLPPPSDALPPDMMGAPPPSDMPLPEGQAMPPDLPPGEGLDMQTPDALMQRNVNPEGFIYNPEGLRDPFFPSRQGRPEIPLEEARPVTELDYNAQDPLQAFPLSEYKLVAVMWSVREPRAMILAGDKKTYVIRKKIRLGREGAVVVAIRESEIVVAEPNPDGTYVNANTRVIGMRK is encoded by the coding sequence ATGAATTCCAAGCTCTCCATCCAAAAGGGAATCGCCGCGGGCATGATGCTTTTAGGCGTCGCTAGCGGACTTTACTTCGCCAGCGGCCGCGGCTCGAGCGCGCAAGCGCAGGTCGACGGCGCGCTCCCGCCGCCGAGCGATGCTTTGCCGCCGGCCATGGATTTGCCGCCGCCTGCGGACGGGTCTTTGCCTCCTCCGTCGGATGCTTTGCCGCCCGATATGATGGGGGCGCCGCCGCCGTCGGATATGCCGCTTCCCGAGGGGCAGGCGATGCCACCGGATCTGCCTCCGGGGGAAGGTCTGGACATGCAGACTCCCGATGCGCTGATGCAACGGAACGTGAATCCCGAGGGTTTCATTTACAACCCCGAAGGCTTGCGCGATCCGTTCTTCCCCTCGCGACAGGGGCGCCCCGAAATTCCTCTGGAGGAAGCGCGGCCCGTGACCGAGCTGGATTACAACGCGCAAGATCCGCTCCAGGCCTTCCCGCTCAGCGAGTACAAACTCGTCGCGGTGATGTGGAGCGTGCGCGAACCGCGGGCGATGATCCTGGCGGGCGACAAAAAGACGTACGTGATTCGTAAGAAGATCCGCTTGGGACGTGAAGGAGCGGTCGTCGTGGCGATTCGTGAAAGCGAAATCGTGGTGGCGGAGCCGAATCCGGATGGAACGTATGTGAATGCGAACACCCGGGTGATTGGAATGCGGAAGTAG